Proteins encoded within one genomic window of Anastrepha ludens isolate Willacy chromosome 4, idAnaLude1.1, whole genome shotgun sequence:
- the LOC128861881 gene encoding piggyBac transposable element-derived protein 2-like yields MSRWGRKRKYDLSKMSDKEFNDFMDFCENSDEEIEGDDFDSDNDVNDPDFVVPNQNDSFLQETANNISVSDLSLSLAVPTGPQENLKSMSVPLSQGEIEITGTDEFSGRGIPTSLAHFECDVANLRNNMKEFQNLLWRKNHLQINVEELSFHNPNLEEFFHLKTPYDCFAYFFNTELLELICDETNQYARQKKINSTFICTVQEIRKYIGILIFMSIYRFPNVRSYWGRHSFQPIKYAMPVNRFEEIRSYIHFADGSKRPSRDHADYDILYLVRPIIKHMIVRFSSVPMSQRLSVDEQMCGTKMSKTNIKQYMPKKPHKWGFKIFSICDTKGFSYSFELFTGASDNVREEGMPDLGAASNIVVRLSRNIPDFSNHIVYFDNYFTSLGLLVYLRSRGIYSLGTFRGNRVKNCKLSNDEQLVVKKAPRGYSEEFVATAFGVDISTVVWKDSKPVRLASTYAGVQPFNSNNRNDRNTLSRRYNRNRKQYEYVSCPNIVKEYNRHMGGVDLMDSLIGRYKIRMKTGKWPSRIFLHVIDLAIVNAYVLYHRINREKHQRVELPRFREEIAETLLLISETKKLGRLTTAEKQAEEVPKGSKLLYLPPPNIRYDCLNHWPNFCDKSSKRQCRNKPCKSET; encoded by the coding sequence ATGTCGCGGTGGGGACGCAAACGCAAATACGACTTGTCGAAGATGTCAGATAAGGAGTTCAACGACTTTATGGACTTTTGCGAAAACAGTGATGAGGAAATTGAAGGCGATGATTTCGATAGTGACAACGACGTGAATGACCCAGATTTTGTGGTCCCCAATCAAAATGATTCCTTTCTACAAGAAACAGCAAACAACATTTCTGTATCTGATCTTTCTCTTTCCCTTGCTGTACCAACTGGTCCACAAGAAAATCTAAAAAGCATGTCTGTACCTCTTTCACAAGGAGAAATTGAAATTACAGGAACAGACGAATTTTCGGGAAGGGGTATACCAACTTCTTTAGCGCACTTTGAATGCGATGTTGCTAATCTTCGAAACAATATGAAAGAGTTTCAAAACTTACTGTGGCGTAAAAATCATCTTCAAATAAATGTTGAAGAGTTGTCGTTTCATAACCCGAATCTTGAAGagttttttcacttaaaaacacCCTATGACTGCTTCgcatacttttttaatacaGAGCTATTGGAACTAATTTGTGACGAAACCAATCAATATGCtcgtcagaagaaaataaattcaactttCATCTGCACAGTGCaagaaatacgaaaatatattgGCATACTGATATTTATGTCTATATATCGTTTTCCGAATGTGCGATCATATTGGGGCAGACATTCTTTTCAACCAATAAAATATGCCATGCCAGTAAATCGATTCGAAGAAATTCGGAGCTACATACATTTCGCTGATGGATCGAAACGACCATCTAGAGACCACGCTGACTATGATATCTTGTACCTTGTTCGACCTATTATCAAACATATGATTGTTCGATTTTCCTCTGTGCCAATGTCCCAGCGTTTGAGCGTCGACGAACAAATGTGCGGCACGAAAATGTCTAAAACAAATATCAAGCAGTATATGCCGAAAAAGCCTCATAAATGgggtttcaaaatattctccatttgTGACACCAAAGGTTTTTCTTATAGTTTTGAATTGTTTACAGGCGCTTCCGATAACGTCCGTGAAGAAGGAATGCCTGATTTGGGAGCCGCTTCAAATATTGTTGTCCGTTTGTCAAGAAACATACCAGACTTTTCAAACCACATAGTGTATTTCGATAATTACTTTACGTCGCTTGGACTATTGGTTTACCTTCGAAGTCGTGGAATTTATTCGCTTGGAACTTTTCGAGGCAACCGTGTGAAAAACTGTAAACTATCTAACGATGAACAGCTAGtggtgaaaaaagctcctcgtggATATTCGGAGGAATTCGTTGCCACCGCATTTGGAGTAGATATTTCTACTGTTGTTTGGAAGGACAGCAAACCAGTTCGTTTAGCGTCAACGTATGCAGGTGTGCAGCCATTTAACTCGAATAATCGGAACGACCGAAACACATTGTCCCGTCGCTATAACCGCAATAGAAAACAGTATGAATATGTGAGCTGTCCAAACATTGTCAAAGAATACAACCGGCACATGGGCGGAGTGGACTTGATGGACAGTCTAATTGGTCGCTACAAAATTCGCATGAAGACTGGTAAATGGCCATCTCGTATTTTTCTCCATGTTATCGACTTGGCAATAGTGAATGCTTACGTTTTATACCATCGCATCAATCGTGAAAAACATCAGCGTGTCGAGCTTCCACGATTTCGGGAAGAAATCGCCGAAACTCTCCTGCTCATAtcggaaacgaaaaaattagGTCGCCTCACTACTGCAGAAAAACAAGCCGAAGAAGTACCAAAGGGAAGCAAGTTACTGTACCTACCACCTCCCAATATAAGGTATGATTGTCTCAATCATTGGCCAAATTTCTGCGATAAAAGTAGTAAACGTCAATGTCGTAACAAGCCATGTAAATCGGAGACTTAA
- the LOC128859931 gene encoding cuticle protein 8-like, whose protein sequence is MKYFIAIVLLIAAAQAVPVEYGHYPAPLLAHAPVLAHAPVLAHAEPVAYPKYSFNYGIKDPHTGDIKSQAEERDGDVVKGQYSLVEPDGSVRTVDYSADDHNGFNAVVHKTAPKVIAHAPVLAHAPLLAHAPAPLLHHY, encoded by the exons ATGAAg TACTTCATTGCTATTGTTCTTCTTATTGCTGCCGCTCAAGCCGTTCCAGTGGAATATGGCCATTATCCAGCTCCGTTGTTAGCTCATGCGCCAGTATTAGCTCATGCGCCAGTATTGGCCCATGCCGAGCCTGTG GCGTACCCGAAGTACTCATTCAATTATGGTATTAAGGATCCACACACCGGTGACATAAAGTCGCAAGCTGAAGAACGTGATGGCGATGTAGTCAAGGGTCAATACTCGCTCGTAGAACCCGATGGTTCAGTGCGTACCGTTGATTACTCTGCTGATGATCACAATGGTTTCAACGCTGTCGTCCACAAAACCGCACCTAAAGTAATCGCTCATGCTCCAGTGTTGGCTCATGCTCCCTTGTTGGCACATGCGCCTGCACCACTTCTGCATCATTATTAA
- the LOC128861745 gene encoding uncharacterized protein LOC128861745, producing MYGYDLNKRVQTIFAVAALYVICLKAHQSNAAATVDRSLAYAKAQAIKKSGGNPATSSYFQRDPYGPDTYAFGFEVNDNRTGNVQFRDERRYVNGSVEGSFGHVRPDGRVIVTHFLSDNERGFLHDTRTFEAGEHEKWQAHWPTKRPDIHMQRPHDMPTGAVVYDKDLHLNLTNSQTPENLANAIKDQHGIDVNMSGNAPENIGHAALQDIIDGKIPLQTVPGKAETHIGFETVNDLLPSDFPIVPFKLPSMLGDEVGASKQQKSANDEQANKKNVQDKYNKAKANNAEKNLSVDMLKKNVTQAVKSKTVDVGTKSNNMNNQTVTDKPLPSNVTPKDAASANDAWYQQLIEDTRNEFLNNLPDLQQEGS from the exons ATGTACGGCTACGATCTGAACAAACGTGTACAAACtatttttgctgttgctgcc CTTTACGTGATATGCCTAAAAGCACACCAAAGTAATGCAGCTGCCACAGTTGATCGAAGCTTAGCTTACGCTAAAGCACAAGCCATAAAGAAGTCTGGCGGCAACCCGGCTACAAGCTCTTATTTTCAGCGCGACCCCTATG gCCCAGATACTTATGCTTTTGGATTTGAAGTGAATGATAATCGCACCGGAAATGTGCAATTCCGAGATGAAAGACGTTACGTGAATGGCAGCGTGGAAGGGTCATTTGGGCATGTGCGTCCAGATGGACGAGTAATTGTCACTCATTTTTTGTCAGACAATGAGCGAGGTTTTTTGCACGATACACGCACATTTGAGGCAGGCGAACACGAGAAATGGCAAGCGCATTGGCCGACCAAACGACCAGATATACATATGCAACGTCCACACGATATGCCCACAGGAGCAGTGGTTTACGATAAGGACCTTCATTTAAATTTGACTAATAGTCAAACACCAGAAAACCTCGCCAACGCAATCAAAGATCAACACGGAATCGATGTAAATATGAGTGGGAACGCGCCCGAAAATATCGGGCATGCGGCATTGCAAGACATTATCGACGGCAAAATACCATTGCAGACTGTACCTGGTAAAGCGGAAACTCATATCGGGTTTGAGACGGTAAATGATCTTTTACCTTCCGACTTCCCAATCGTTCCATTTAAATTGCCATCAATGTTGGGTGATGAAGTTGGAGCTAGCAAGCAGCAGAAGTCTGCCAATGACGAGCAAGCGAATAAAAAGAATGTGCAGGACAAATACAATAAGGCCAAAGCAAATAAtgcggaaaaaaatttaagtgttgATATGCTCAAGAAAAACGTAACCCAGGCAGTGAAGTCCAAGACTGTTGACGTTGGAACTAAATCTAACAACATGAACAACCAGACTGTTACAGATAAGCCATTACCTTCGAACGTAACTCCAAAAGATGCAGCAAGTGCTAATGATGCGTGGTATCAGCAACTGATCGAAGATACgagaaatgaatttttgaataatttaccCGATTTGCAACAAGAGGGATCATAG